The DNA segment TCAACCTAGCAATTATAAATGTATACTTCTCAGTAGAGTAATAAATCTAAGCGATTGCCAATGGGAGAACAATGGAGCATGGGCTCAACCCTGGCGTGCGTTGAGCACTAGCTTGAAgcctttcaaatatatatatatatatatatgatttattatagtGGCAAGCCAATGTAATTATATCTCGATTCGAAAAtgattggttttggtttttgggttgGTTTTCAACGAGGTTTGTGTAGATAATAGATATCATGAAAACAGTTTGACCTTATTTGTAACTCAAGAATAGCGAGAAAGAAAATTCACCTAATATTCACGCAACAGGTTGCTAAAGCGAATGTCAAATGAGAGTTCGCTCGAAACTCTTCGAAACAGCACCATAATTGAAGTATTAATAGAATTTTCGTTGTGTAACTCTATGaatatacatgttataatagTATATATGGTCTTCTAAAACTCTGTAATTTTATCTCAAAATGTATTgtcatttctcaaaataataaaatcatttgcTATCTATAGACGTAGGTACTTtgtcaaatcatgttaattttGTATCGTGTGGttgattattttcttattttgcttttacttttctatcatcatttttacaataatatatatatatatattttaggtgTGCAAGACTAGcgtaattctttttaaaaaagtgttatctactattaaaaattggatttatttatgtgattcttgtattctttttttttttattaaaatattacatgaAACTTATACAGTACTATAAAACTCATGTATAAATCAAATCATTTccctatatatgtatgtatgtgtgtgtatacatatatatatttgttctaATCATGATATTTCCCTAGATAATGATGTTTTATCTCTTGCATATTATGTTTATCTTTAGGTGCAtgtatgatcatgatcatgtatCCTAATCTCTTACATTAAAAagaatacaagtgtgtttaacaATTACAAACATTAGATTAAAAATATGGAACTTTCGCATATTTTCAACTCGTCAAGGGAAGGATAGGCTAGAATAAACATTTAGAAAATTTAAAGTAAAAGGGAGTTTAGGACTAAGAGTAAAAGGTTAAGCATATGCATGATATAAGCTGTGTCTTTTGACCATGACCATATATGTTGCTCACCTTTAATGGCTTTGTTATGTGGCTTCGATCGTACGTGCGCATCTTTAGATAATTTAAGCGCGCAAGCTTATACAGTACATGAGATCACCATGCATTCTTTTAGGTTATTAATGCCTCTTTTGAAAGGGAGCTCATGATCTAATAATTGATCAATTTGCAAGTCCAGAGTTCTAGCTTTCCGTAACTTTCACCAATTGGTTCAGCCTAGTTTCTTTATCACTGTTGTAAATTATATCTATTAGTCCTTTTCACGATCCCTtcgctttctttttctttttccagaacTCCTTGGTACTTTGTCTCAACAATTAGAAGTTAAATAAATCAGAAGTGACAGccagaacaaaacacaaaatatataaaggatttgcattaataaaatatatcatatatatatataagtgttaggtctatataataagtataaagTTATCTTATAATTAATTGACATGGTTTTATTTCGTACTTGTACAACATAATTCAGTATAAAAGGAATTATCTAATTTAccgcatatatataatatggagaaatgatatttgtcgTTATAAAGGGCGGAAGTGccacacactttatattttttaaatgagtaaatatataatctatataaaaaaaattaatttttttaaaaaaatgatagttgcaATCGTGAATGCACAAGTGCGATCTAATTATTTTgagaaaagtgaataaatacggaacccacataaaaaattaatttttaatactagatcctactttttttcaaaactatcGCATTGGCATAACATTTACGCACTCCATgattgtatgtagtattacttattttttaatagtggaccacattctttttcaaaataagtgtGTGGCGCTTGCACAACTCATAATTATATCAAGTattagtcatatatatatatatatacacatccatatcagtttataaagtaatttttaatttatgcacTCCACTGATGTGATAATTGGTtgcatcaaattttttttaatacataatcaatcatattaatataatacGTAAAAGAGCATATAAAAGTAACTGCAAGTATAATTTttactataattaatattcCACAACATGATAGATCATGAAACTACAAACAGccaagaaaaaaacaaacttgACATCCAATAATATTGTTCTGCTTACTTGGGtggtacatgtatatatatatatatatatatcttaatagtttataataacatattttttatatttcgaAATCATTGGATTCCTGATTTCATCATTTCTTCTCAATAGTTCACACGACTTCGTTTGTTTGTAATTAGATCTATAAAACAATTATGAAAATCAGGTTTCAAAGTTGACGTGATTTGAGCTTTTATGCATACAACctaattatgtataaaaatgAATTATCTAACATATCAGGCCaattcatatcaatttataaaataattttttataattaatgtttGTGGATGTAACATTTtacttaaaacaaaaacaaactagTTCACATACGGTTCTACATTCCACATTTTTTGTGAACCGCATGGGTTAATTGACTAATTATATCTTATGGCAATTAGCCTGGCCTCTAGCTTCTTTAATGAGCAATAATATTTTCCTATCTTAAATGAATGATGATATATGATCAACAATTCTTTTACGATCGAgtttacaattaattaattaattaaaataagtatatcactttattaaaaaaatgaattttatttttataaatttactatttatttgatataaaactgtaagataattataaaatatcataaattgatattttttttaatgtgaaatAGGTCAAGAAAGTTGTCTTAATTAGGGCAGGTGCGCCGGTTTggcaaatgagatgaaatataaaattattatctcatcgttacaatttttttaatttttacataaaatataataaacaattcaaattttttaaatctcaaaataataataatattaaaaaataatattttaaacttttatctaaaacaaaaattcttatctcaccATTCAAATTCCAAAAAGTGACATAATTGATATTCCAGTTTTGCATGCATCCATGACATATCATGAAACTACAAACATCCAAGAAAAAACCAAACGTCATTGGCTCATCACGTGACATCAATTATATATTGTACCTTAATTGGATggtaaatatgaaaaattctatacattacACTATTATCATATTTTCATTCTACTATATAAGATACATATGATACATTTATAATGATTGGATGATcctttattgaataattattatcatccaatagtgataaatgtgtAACATCTTATATAGTAGAATGAAACTATggcatatagtattactctaatATATTATAGAAGTATGatacatagaattttttatcACATAAATAATGGTTTTTTTCCTCAGTTTTTAGGTTTTATCATGGTACAGTGAGAGCCCAACCACCCGATAAGAAATGTATAAAACAGTAACTAGTTAGGAGAATTGGCTTTCAAATTGAAGAACGTTGAACAGCTGATGTTTTGTGTTACATATGGCAGATCTCTCTCGGTACAACTACGGTACAAGTACTTGTGTAGGGCATAGAGAATAACGTGGCTTTCGACCGTGTTCAGTTGCTGTAGAGCTAGGAGGCTGAACTAGGCCCAATGAGCCCGTAGCTACCTCATTGGTCCTACAAATAAGTTatagataaaataaagatgcaaaaCTTTATTCaagatataaaattacaaatgcGGTTGGAAGGGATATTTCCACTCACCGCCGTCACCGGGCCTGGACCAGGTGTAGGAAGTCCTATGGCTAGATCTAAGCAGCCCACCAAGCAATGAAGGAGAAATAGGGCCCAGTGTCTATGGGGAAAAAGGATCATGAGAGATGAACAATGCTTGCTCTGAAGCAACCTGTCCAAAATGTCCCGTGAGGGCACCATACCGCATCAAATATGCAGATACAGAACGTAGACAAGAGATCTCAATAGGAGGCACTTTTTCTATTATAATGCCCAGGTTGTGGTTGCATTCACCCACCTGCCACAACGCACATGACCCTAAAGAGCTATGCTGCATTAAAAGTGACGGTGTGGTACGCTATATAGAAGACGAAAGCCCTTGACACAAGAAATGGGACCACCTTAATAGGAAATATAAAAACTTAGCCCCAAGTCAGAATTTGACTCTCATGCACTCTtacatatatagaaaaatcCTCTTTATTACACTAAAATCTAATTTAGGCATAAGAGGCATTTAATCATCCGCCGAGCCCTTATGTTGCTTGTGTGCAGAATCGTTGAGGTCGTAGACTGGTATGTGAAACATGTCATCAACTATGGGAATGCATGATATATCCTTTAATTTATATCAAAGGAAAGAAGGTAATAATCTACATAGTGAGTTCACTTAAGGGTagggttgtaaaaaaaaaaaaaaagtttcaaaaaatcgAAAAACTGGTATGAACTAATTTGGTCCCGTCCAGAACCCGTTTCTGTAATGGGAAAACCGACCCGTATGGTTCCAATTCTAGACTTTTTAGAAATGGACCAGACCGAttccatttaatatttattttaaattatttttttaaatattatatataataatttttatattatatataaattttatatataacatataataatataaattataattatatataagataatattattataatttgtaaaataaaattttaatcttaaacatgaaaatttaattaatcatatgctttaaacataatatatatatattaataacattttatcataagaaCTACTTAGATTgagaaaaatacttaaaaataaaatttataaatcataaaattgataaataataaattaatttaaaaataaactgaaattataaaactttaaactgaaattgataaataacaccaatatttttttatcacctTAAAtcagtttaaaattgaaaaaataaatcctaaatttcaaaatattttaatttatataccaaaattgtaaataagatcaacctaaatattatttacaaaaaaagaaaaaaaatcactcaaattttattaatttcttaccAAATTTTTATGGTCTAataaatttttagtatattcttttttataataaatttttaaaataagtaataatttCACACAAGCGGATATGGATAAGACAACATGTACGCCGTTGGCATGTTGAGATTTTTGAGCCATTTGTTGTCACATGCACAAATGCAAAACATGGACGTACACCAAACTTACAGCCACCTAACTAGGCCATCCAGAACCAACTAAAAGAACtcagaaagattaaaaaaacacgTGATTTTCTTAGAATATGACAGATTAAttaatgagttttgttatatataaacacagtcgcgtactaatctgtgtattaatactgatttatttatacttaaaatttaaattaatactgtttttaataaaatttattttttatcaattacatcatattgatatacagattagtgcactattatgcttatatttttccttaattaatattcaaactTGGAGGGCAAAGAAAATGTCAAGCAATTAATGATCACTCGTGAGGTGGTTCTTGATCTTGTAGAGCcagcatcttcttcttcatagaAGTCGAATATTCCTTCCAATTAATTAGATCTATTAATactaacaaatatatatatatatatatatattttcctctcGTTTTTGTTAGCGGCTATATAACTTTGAGCTTTTactctaaaattaaaagtaGAGCCCCTCAAAATAATTAGAGTGCAAGAACGTTTCTCTCTCAAATTACGTGAAATCTCATGCAGTACCATATATCcttaattttatacaaaatacaaaatattgcaaAGATCAACCAATTCAACCATGCATACATCAGCTCTCTCTGATCACTCCCCCTTGACTTTTCATGAGTAGATCGGCCAAAATCCTAATTGCTATGAAGATAATCAATATTggagaatatgaaaaaaataaatacacaaatcAATCTATTAAACATGATCATAAGCAAGATCGACACCCGAATTTAAAAGAACTTTTGCAGAACCCGGTGACGTATTTGACAAATAATATGAACACTGTGTCCCGTCTTCCGTTGACCCTGTGTGACCCAATGATATATCGGAGAATGTACACTTATTCAACGGAGGTAGAGAATACATTGGCACCGGAAACTTTGAGGGAAGTTCGGGCAATGGAGCTTCGGAATTAAGAACACTTATCACTTGCTTTATTGAGGGCCGGATAATGGGATCGGGATGGCAACACCATAGCCCAACTACCATCAAGCGTCCCATTCGCTGCTCATCGAATTCCATTCTTAATCCCTTGTCAACAGCTTCAAGGATTGGGGCCTTTCCATAGAGATTCCATACCCACTCTACCAGCCTTAACTTGCTCTGTTCCTCCCTTGGGTCCACTGGCTTTCTTCCACATGCAATCTCAAGGCAAACCACCCCAAAACTATAGACATCAGATTCCTTACTTGCCCTGCCTGTGGTGACACACTCTGGGGCTAGGTAGCCCATAGTGCCTGCCAAAACAGTTGTCTGTGACCCCAACTCATGGTCTACAAGCCTCGCGAGACCAAAATCACCAAGCTTGGCATTGAAATTTGCATCCAACATGATGTTGCTTGACTTGATATCTCTGTGCACTACACATTGTTCCCATTCTTCATGAAGGTACAACAAAGCAGAAGCCAATCTGAGGGCTATCTTATCCCTTACTGGCCATGTTAGCATAATCTTTCGTCCAAAGAAATGAGTATCAAGGCTTCCATTAGGCATGTACTCATACACGAGGAGGAACTCACCCTGTGCATGGCACCAACCAATAAGTTGAACCAAATTTCTGTGTCTTAAACGACTTATGATTTTCACTTCTGATATATATTCCTTTCTCCCTTGCTTTGATTTTTTCGAGACCCTCTTAACAGGAATTTCTGTACTGGATTCACTTAAGAAACCCTTATAAACGCCTCTGAATCCTCCCTCCCCAAGCTTCCCTCCTTCGGCAAAGTTGTTTGTTGCATTAGTAAGTTCACGATAAGTGAACCTCCTTGGCCCAGTTCCCTTTTCAAATTCATTATCCATGAAGACATCATCGCCCAAACCTTCATTTTCTCCATCATCCCTTCTTCTCCCATAGATGAACCAAAGTAGACCTAAGCCACAATTAAATACACCAAAACCCACACCCAAACCAACCCCCAACCccactttgttttttttgttaacttgatTTTCGACCTCCAAACTTGAATTGAATGACCAAGAATGTATTGTATGTAATTCTGTGTAATCACGTGTAGCAGCAGAGAATCCAACTCTAACCAATTCAGGCAAGACATTTCTCAAATCAACTTCATATGAAAGGCTGGAGTTGCCACCGAAGACCGGATTATCAGCATACGTTAGGAAGACACTAAGATTATGGGTGGTTGAGTTATAACTTACCCATGCATTTGCCATTGATCCATCCCTGATGCTGCTTTTCCATGTAACATTCACCACAGAGACAATGGAATTGACATTGATTCCTACATGATTATCATTTGGATCCCAGCTGCTGTTGTAACTGTCAAACTCAACTGCCACAATTTTATTCAACGAGGTGTTAGTAGTGAAATTGGATCCAGCACTAAACAGTCCAAGAGACCCAACACCGGTATTGTTAGGCATCTCATATTCAAATGGTGCGATGAAGAAGGCAATCCCTTCACCATAATCTGACTTATTCAAAGAATTGATGACAAAGGAGAATTGAGTAGTGAAATCGGTAAGCTTCCCTGTTCTTGCATCCCAGAGGCGGATAGCTTCATTATATGAGGCATGGCCTACACTTCCATTGATGGGGCCATTGATTTGATTCTTTGTGACTTCAGGAACTCCGTTACCAGACCGGAATGCATCACCCTGGAATTTTATGTTTGTTATATTTGGCTGGAAACTAGGGAAGTCGAAGGAAAATGACTTAGCATCGGGaagaagaactaaaaagaagatgaagaattgATTCAAAAGGTGGCGATGGATGTTTCGGGGTTGAAGAAAGCATGAAACTATGTTGGAGAGCGCCATTGTtgaaaagcatatatatagaaagaagttcgtttatagatatatatcatgcatgcaAGATCTGGGATGCTAATTCAACATgttctattatttatatttaggtTTCTTGGACTGGTTCAAATGCAAGTATGTATATGACCTTGACGATCAAGAAGAAAATGCAGAGGCGTATCTACGTACGAATTAGTCTTTGCCCAATAAAATAT comes from the Carya illinoinensis cultivar Pawnee chromosome 8, C.illinoinensisPawnee_v1, whole genome shotgun sequence genome and includes:
- the LOC122319239 gene encoding L-type lectin-domain containing receptor kinase IX.1-like — translated: MALSNIVSCFLQPRNIHRHLLNQFFIFFLVLLPDAKSFSFDFPSFQPNITNIKFQGDAFRSGNGVPEVTKNQINGPINGSVGHASYNEAIRLWDARTGKLTDFTTQFSFVINSLNKSDYGEGIAFFIAPFEYEMPNNTGVGSLGLFSAGSNFTTNTSLNKIVAVEFDSYNSSWDPNDNHVGINVNSIVSVVNVTWKSSIRDGSMANAWVSYNSTTHNLSVFLTYADNPVFGGNSSLSYEVDLRNVLPELVRVGFSAATRDYTELHTIHSWSFNSSLEVENQVNKKNKVGLGVGLGVGFGVFNCGLGLLWFIYGRRRDDGENEGLGDDVFMDNEFEKGTGPRRFTYRELTNATNNFAEGGKLGEGGFRGVYKGFLSESSTEIPVKRVSKKSKQGRKEYISEVKIISRLRHRNLVQLIGWCHAQGEFLLVYEYMPNGSLDTHFFGRKIMLTWPVRDKIALRLASALLYLHEEWEQCVVHRDIKSSNIMLDANFNAKLGDFGLARLVDHELGSQTTVLAGTMGYLAPECVTTGRASKESDVYSFGVVCLEIACGRKPVDPREEQSKLRLVEWVWNLYGKAPILEAVDKGLRMEFDEQRMGRLMVVGLWCCHPDPIIRPSIKQVISVLNSEAPLPELPSKFPVPMYSLPPLNKCTFSDISLGHTGSTEDGTQCSYYLSNTSPGSAKVLLNSGVDLAYDHV